The sequence TTTTCCCTTGTTAAAACTGGGAATTTTCTACAATTACTTCGATTCTTATTTAATTTATGCCTTTTATCACAAAAAACAGCGCAAACTAACCATTAATAGCTGTCCGTTCTATGATATGTCTCATATTGATAATACTAGTATTTCTGCATAATCCTTTTAACGTCACTTTCAATTATATTGATACACAATCTATAAACAGATGACACTTCATCGGTTATCATTGAATTACTTTCATTTTTCTTTTGCTTAAAAAGCTCTAACAATTCACTTTTTAAACCTTCAATTGGATTGACCATCCGATTATCATTGAACCCATGTTTTTTAGCTAATTCTTTTATTCTTTGAATTGTCTCAATGGTAGGTGACGTTTTGTCCTTTTCATAATTTAATAGTGTCCGTCCAGTAATATTCAACTCTTTAGCGAATTCAGGTTGAGACATATTTAAAAATAATCTTACTTCTTTAATATCGCCTGGTTTCATCAAGTTAGTTTTTTGGTACTTCAATATAGTGTTTGTTCCTGTATTTGTAATTACATTCTTTCATCTTTATAATAGCGTTCTTACGTCTTTTCGTTGTATTGTTCGTTATTGTCGTTTATCGAAATTGTGGGTTAAAATTGTAATATTTTATGGTTTTCTTCGTCTTATTATGTACATATGCGTCTATACATATAGCTACTTTGGTATGTATTTTGTGTTAGTTTGTATGTGTTTATAGTTGTTTATAGCTATTTTTTACTAATTTTGTATTGCAATACAATTGTGTTGCACAATTA is a genomic window of Flagellimonas sp. CMM7 containing:
- a CDS encoding DNA-binding transcriptional regulator → MKPGDIKEVRLFLNMSQPEFAKELNITGRTLLNYEKDKTSPTIETIQRIKELAKKHGFNDNRMVNPIEGLKSELLELFKQKKNESNSMITDEVSSVYRLCINIIESDVKRIMQKY